The Erigeron canadensis isolate Cc75 chromosome 1, C_canadensis_v1, whole genome shotgun sequence genome segment GAAAGGTAGCTACAAAGGTAAGTTGCTAACTGTAGTGACAAAGAACGCCAATGGACAACTATTGCCGGTCGCTTATGGCTTGGTTGATGAAGAGTGTAATGAAAGTTGGGGATGGTTTCTAAATCTCTTTGAAGAGCATGTCGGGTCGTAGAGGCAAGGTGATTTGTGTATCATTTCAGACCGTCACCAAGGCATTCTTAATGCAGTGAGCCAAATTGATGGGTGGCATCATCGGTATTGTTTGAGGCACATTTGTAGCAACGTCAACTCGCACTTCAAGAACATGAGAATCAAGAATCTGGCTTGGGTTATCGGTTCCACCTCCCAATCATCCAAGTATACTTGGGCAATAAACACAATCAAAGGTGAAGATGATGCTGTTTGGCCGTATTTGAGGAACATTGGTTTGGACAAGTGGACTTTAAGGCACGACTCGGCGCTTCGTCGTTGGGGTAACTTAACGACAAACATTGCCGAATGCCAAAACAATATCCTTGGTAAGGCTCGAATGCTACCTATTAGAGCTTTAATTGAAAGCACTTTTACTTGGACAAGAGACCATTTTGTCAGCCAATACCGGAAGGCAAGTAGCTGGAACCCACCACTAGCTCGCAAAATGTGGCAGGTTTATCAGATGCGTGAACGAGCGTCAACAAGCCATAGAGtggaagtgtttgatgaacGAACAGGTAATTACACGGTCAGAACAAACCAAAGAAATGCACAAGGCGAGTACACATACAATGTTGTCATGGGGGAGAATAGGAAAAAATGCTCTTGTGGAGCTTGGCAGCATCAAAGGTTTCCATGTTCTCATGCCATTGCTGTTTGCGGGTATAGACAAGAGAGAGCTGCTAATCTTCCAAGTAAAAGGT includes the following:
- the LOC122590271 gene encoding uncharacterized protein LOC122590271, with amino-acid sequence MRIKNLAWVIGSTSQSSKYTWAINTIKGEDDAVWPYLRNIGLDKWTLRHDSALRRWGNLTTNIAECQNNILGKARMLPIRALIESTFTWTRDHFVSQYRKASSWNPPLARKMWQVYQMRERASTSHRVEVFDERTGNYTVRTNQRNAQGEYTYNVVMGENRKKCSCGAWQHQRFPCSHAIAVCGYRQERAANLPSKRYTTRTWINQYNATLSPLREVNYWAPVDWQIQGDPEKLVTQRGRRRTRRYRNEMDESSTSRSSISRQQARCGICGQLGHNRKTCPKI